The proteins below come from a single Papaver somniferum cultivar HN1 chromosome 11, ASM357369v1, whole genome shotgun sequence genomic window:
- the LOC113320082 gene encoding glycerophosphodiester phosphodiesterase GDPDL7-like isoform X1: MVRFSVVVFLLLQLQSLLLVAALAKKPAAVPQKWLTLSGERPMVIARGGFSGLLPDSSDIGYQIAHMSSLPDMVVFCDVQISKDGVGFCLSDIRLDNSTNIANVFPKGHKTYNINGEDVSGWFAVDFLADDLYNNVSLVQGILARTSLFDNSFTLKFVDEATQIKLPNQLWLNVQYDMFYKQHNINVKSFIQDTLSAGAPSLGYISSPEIGFLKSLNGAVTKDVKLVFRFLAEDAVEPTTKKTYKAILADLAAIKTFATGILVPKTYIWPVTPDQYLEPHTSLVSDAHKLGLEVYADGFANDMPGSFNYSYDPTAEYLQFIDNNEFAVDGFLTDFPPTASEAIGCFALNNKTNPRIGKTLVISHNGASGVFPPCTDLAYQQAVDDGADIIDCSVQITKDGIAFCADSADLTGSTTAVTTFMSKSTSVPEIQQKNGIFSFDLTWSEIQSLKPLLVSPTGDQGLQRNPANKNAGKLILFSEFLELAKTKAVSGVMINIKNAAILANKGFDISEIVSSALVNATLDKQSTQQILIQSDDTSFLTKFKNVPTYKRVLTIVETISNVTQQSADEIKKFADVVVVNRPSTVVLSAYFTKEFTDVVKEFQDANLTVYVTTLTNEFTSIAMDFFSDPILEISTYASPLAFGVDGLITDYPATANAYLRSPCADPDAKDLPYTISPPQPGDLLSFAEPGALPPAQSPAPSLEPADVVDPPLPPVSHVETTNPGASGPSSPGKNSQSANIASTGLCLLSLVYVFMVLY; the protein is encoded by the exons ATGGTCAGGTTTTCGGTTGTTGTCTTCTTGCTGCTGCAGCTACaatctcttcttcttgttgctgcaCTTGCCAAAAAACCTGCTGCTGTTCCACAGAAATGGCTCACATTATCAG GGGAAAGGCCTATGGTAATAGCAAGGGGTGGATTTTCAGGGCTATTGCCTGATTCCTCTGATATAGGATATCAAATTGCACATATGTCAAGCTTACCAGATATGGTAGTATTCTGTGATGTACAAATATCAAAAGACGGAGTTGGTTTTTGTTTGTCAGATATAAGGCTTGATAACTCTACAAATATAGCTAATGTATTCCCAAAAGGACACAAAACTTATAACATTAATGGAGAAGATGTTAGTGGATGGTTTGCTGTCGACTTCTTGGCTGATGATTTGTACAACAACGTTTCAT TGGTTCAGGGAATCCTTGCGCGGACAAGTTTGTTCGATAACTCGTTCACCCTTAAGTTTGTTGATGAGGCTACACAAATAAAACTACCTAATCAGCTTTGGTTGAATGTCCAG TATGATATGTTCTACAAGCAACATAACATAAACGTGAAATCATTCATCCAAGACACATTGAGTGCGGGTGCTCCTAGTTTAGGCTACATCTCATCTCCTGAAATCGGATTCTTGAAGAGCCTCAATGGAGCAGTGACCAAAGACGTTAAACTCGTCTTTCGTTTCCTAGCTGAAGATGCAGTGGAACCCACAACCAAGAAAACATACAAAGCTATCTTGGCGGATTTAGCCGCAATCAAGACCTTCGCTACAGGAATTCTTGTCCCCAAAACCTATATCTGGCCAGTTACTCCTGATCAGTACTTGGAACCTCACACTAGTCTGGTATCCGATGCCCACAAGCTAGGACTAGAAGTGTATGCTGACGGGTTTGCAAATGATATGCCTGGAAGCTTCAACTACAGTTACGATCCAACAGCTGAGTATCTACAGTTCATTGACAATAACGAATTTGCTGTTGACGGTTTTCTGACGGATTTTCCCCCTACTGCTTCCGAGGCTATCG GTTGCTTTGCATTGAACAACAAAACAAACCCCAGAATAG GCAAAACTTTGGTCATTTCCCACAACGGAGCAAGTGGAGTATTTCCTCCTTGCACTGATCTTGCTTATCAACAAGCAGTAGATGATGGTGCAGATATAATAGATTGCTCGGTCCAAATTACTAAAGATGGAATTGCTTTCTGCGCTGATTCAGCTGACCTGACAGGTAGTACAACTGCAGTTACTACTTTCATGTCCAAATCCACCTCCGTCCCTGAGATCCAACAGAAAAATGGGATTTTTTCGTTCGACCTTACATGGAGCGAGATCCAAAGCTTGAAAC CTCTACTAGTTAGTCCTACTGGAGATCAAGGCTTGCAAAGAAACCCAGCAAACAAGAATGCTGGTAAATTAATTCTGTTCTCTGAGTTCTTAGAATTAGCTAAGACGAAGGCTGTTTCTGGAGTAATGATCAACATTAAG AATGCTGCAATCCTTGCAAATAAGGGTTTTGACATCTCAGAGATTGTCTCCAGTGCCTTGGTCAATGCCACTCTCGACAAACAATCTACTCAACAGATCTTAATTCAATCCGATGATACTTCGTTTCTGACCAAGTTTAAGAATGTGCCTACTTATAAAAGAgtcttaactattgttgagacaattAGCAACGTAACTCAGCAGAGTGCGGATGAAATCAAGAAGTTTGCAGACGTTGTTGTTGTCAATAGGCCTTCAACTGTGGTATTATCAGCTTACTTCACTAAAGAGTTCACTGATGTAGTGAAGGAATTTCAAGACGCAAATCTAACTGTGTACGTAACAACACTGACAAACGAATTCACGTCAATTGCAATGGACTTCTTTTCTGACCCAATCCTCGAAATCTCTACGTACGCCTCACCCTTAGCGTTTGGAGTTGATGGTCTCATAACAGACTATCCAGCTACTGCTAATGCCTACTTGA GATCTCCATGTGCTGACCCTGATGCGAAAGATCTTCCATACACAATTTCACCGCCTCAACCGGGGGATCTGCTCAGCTTCGCAGAACCAGGTGCATTACCACCAGCTCAATCTCCAGCTCCATCCCTTGAACCAGCTGATGTGGTTGATCCACCTTTGCCCCCAGTGTCACACGTTGAGACGACAAATCCTGGTGCTTCTGGACCTTCTTCACCTGGCAAAAACAGTCAATCGGCAAACATTGCCAGCACCGGACTTTGTTTGCTATCCCTCGTCTATGTATTCATGGTTCTATACTGA
- the LOC113320082 gene encoding glycerophosphodiester phosphodiesterase GDPDL7-like isoform X2: MFYKQHNINVKSFIQDTLSAGAPSLGYISSPEIGFLKSLNGAVTKDVKLVFRFLAEDAVEPTTKKTYKAILADLAAIKTFATGILVPKTYIWPVTPDQYLEPHTSLVSDAHKLGLEVYADGFANDMPGSFNYSYDPTAEYLQFIDNNEFAVDGFLTDFPPTASEAIGCFALNNKTNPRIGKTLVISHNGASGVFPPCTDLAYQQAVDDGADIIDCSVQITKDGIAFCADSADLTGSTTAVTTFMSKSTSVPEIQQKNGIFSFDLTWSEIQSLKPLLVSPTGDQGLQRNPANKNAGKLILFSEFLELAKTKAVSGVMINIKNAAILANKGFDISEIVSSALVNATLDKQSTQQILIQSDDTSFLTKFKNVPTYKRVLTIVETISNVTQQSADEIKKFADVVVVNRPSTVVLSAYFTKEFTDVVKEFQDANLTVYVTTLTNEFTSIAMDFFSDPILEISTYASPLAFGVDGLITDYPATANAYLRSPCADPDAKDLPYTISPPQPGDLLSFAEPGALPPAQSPAPSLEPADVVDPPLPPVSHVETTNPGASGPSSPGKNSQSANIASTGLCLLSLVYVFMVLY, from the exons ATGTTCTACAAGCAACATAACATAAACGTGAAATCATTCATCCAAGACACATTGAGTGCGGGTGCTCCTAGTTTAGGCTACATCTCATCTCCTGAAATCGGATTCTTGAAGAGCCTCAATGGAGCAGTGACCAAAGACGTTAAACTCGTCTTTCGTTTCCTAGCTGAAGATGCAGTGGAACCCACAACCAAGAAAACATACAAAGCTATCTTGGCGGATTTAGCCGCAATCAAGACCTTCGCTACAGGAATTCTTGTCCCCAAAACCTATATCTGGCCAGTTACTCCTGATCAGTACTTGGAACCTCACACTAGTCTGGTATCCGATGCCCACAAGCTAGGACTAGAAGTGTATGCTGACGGGTTTGCAAATGATATGCCTGGAAGCTTCAACTACAGTTACGATCCAACAGCTGAGTATCTACAGTTCATTGACAATAACGAATTTGCTGTTGACGGTTTTCTGACGGATTTTCCCCCTACTGCTTCCGAGGCTATCG GTTGCTTTGCATTGAACAACAAAACAAACCCCAGAATAG GCAAAACTTTGGTCATTTCCCACAACGGAGCAAGTGGAGTATTTCCTCCTTGCACTGATCTTGCTTATCAACAAGCAGTAGATGATGGTGCAGATATAATAGATTGCTCGGTCCAAATTACTAAAGATGGAATTGCTTTCTGCGCTGATTCAGCTGACCTGACAGGTAGTACAACTGCAGTTACTACTTTCATGTCCAAATCCACCTCCGTCCCTGAGATCCAACAGAAAAATGGGATTTTTTCGTTCGACCTTACATGGAGCGAGATCCAAAGCTTGAAAC CTCTACTAGTTAGTCCTACTGGAGATCAAGGCTTGCAAAGAAACCCAGCAAACAAGAATGCTGGTAAATTAATTCTGTTCTCTGAGTTCTTAGAATTAGCTAAGACGAAGGCTGTTTCTGGAGTAATGATCAACATTAAG AATGCTGCAATCCTTGCAAATAAGGGTTTTGACATCTCAGAGATTGTCTCCAGTGCCTTGGTCAATGCCACTCTCGACAAACAATCTACTCAACAGATCTTAATTCAATCCGATGATACTTCGTTTCTGACCAAGTTTAAGAATGTGCCTACTTATAAAAGAgtcttaactattgttgagacaattAGCAACGTAACTCAGCAGAGTGCGGATGAAATCAAGAAGTTTGCAGACGTTGTTGTTGTCAATAGGCCTTCAACTGTGGTATTATCAGCTTACTTCACTAAAGAGTTCACTGATGTAGTGAAGGAATTTCAAGACGCAAATCTAACTGTGTACGTAACAACACTGACAAACGAATTCACGTCAATTGCAATGGACTTCTTTTCTGACCCAATCCTCGAAATCTCTACGTACGCCTCACCCTTAGCGTTTGGAGTTGATGGTCTCATAACAGACTATCCAGCTACTGCTAATGCCTACTTGA GATCTCCATGTGCTGACCCTGATGCGAAAGATCTTCCATACACAATTTCACCGCCTCAACCGGGGGATCTGCTCAGCTTCGCAGAACCAGGTGCATTACCACCAGCTCAATCTCCAGCTCCATCCCTTGAACCAGCTGATGTGGTTGATCCACCTTTGCCCCCAGTGTCACACGTTGAGACGACAAATCCTGGTGCTTCTGGACCTTCTTCACCTGGCAAAAACAGTCAATCGGCAAACATTGCCAGCACCGGACTTTGTTTGCTATCCCTCGTCTATGTATTCATGGTTCTATACTGA